A genomic region of Dictyoglomus sp. NZ13-RE01 contains the following coding sequences:
- a CDS encoding pyruvate, phosphate dikinase, with product MEKKKRVYLFEEADGKNRNLFGGKGAGLADMTKAGLPVPPGFIITTEVCKEYQELGRRLPDGLMDEVLSAMKKLEEKTGKKFADPNNPLLVSVRSGAPISMPGMMDTILNLGLNDETVKGLAKASNNERFAYDSYRRFIQMFGNVVLGIPHEKFEEILDHYKEEQGVKLDSELTAETLKKVVEAYKELVKKETGKDFPQDPYQQLEMAIRAVFDSWNNERAIKYRELHNIPHTLGTAVNIVTMVFGNMGNDSGTGVAFTRNPSTGEKEFYGEYLTNAQGEDVVAGIRTPSPISKLAEEMPEVYKQLLEVRDLLEKYYRDVQDIEFTIERGKLYMLQTRNAKRTARAAVKIAVDMAKEGLITKEEALLRVSPEQINQLLHAQIDPNAPKKVIAKGLPASPGAATGKVVFSSREAEKRGKEGEKIILVRPETTPDDIGGLAAAQGVLTSRGGMTSHAAVVARGMGKPAVVGCESIRIDLEKEEFRVGDMVVKKEDIITIDGSTGEVILGEVPMIPPTLSDELKELLSWADEVRKIGVRANADTPEDAQKAFEYGAEGIGLARTEHMFLGNRLPLVQEMILAETEEERRKALDKLLPVQREDFIGLFKAMQGRPVTIRLIDPPLHEFLPPLIDLTVEVELMKAKGVTGKELEEKQKLLEVVKRLHEFNPMMGFRGCRLGMIYPEIFEMQIRAIMEAAVAVAKEGLPVKPEIMIPLVALESEMKILGDMIHRIAKEVLEKSGVNIEYKVGTMIEVPRAAIIADKLAETAEFFSFGTNDLTQMTFAFSRDDAEGKFLGKYREKGYIEEDPFEHLDTEGVGTLMRMAVEKGRSTRPDLKVGICGEQGGDPKSIEFCYLIGLNYVSCSPFRVPIARLAAAHATLKYQKQMSFIDRTV from the coding sequence ATGGAAAAAAAGAAGAGAGTATATTTATTTGAAGAAGCTGATGGAAAGAATAGGAATCTTTTTGGAGGTAAAGGTGCAGGTTTGGCGGATATGACAAAGGCAGGTTTGCCTGTACCTCCGGGTTTCATCATTACAACTGAGGTTTGTAAAGAGTATCAAGAGCTCGGTAGAAGGCTTCCCGATGGCTTAATGGATGAAGTTCTTTCTGCAATGAAGAAACTTGAGGAGAAAACTGGTAAGAAATTTGCGGACCCCAATAACCCACTTTTAGTGTCTGTAAGATCTGGTGCTCCTATATCAATGCCTGGCATGATGGATACTATTTTAAATCTTGGCTTAAATGATGAAACTGTAAAAGGGTTGGCAAAAGCAAGTAATAATGAAAGATTTGCTTATGATTCATATCGAAGATTTATTCAAATGTTTGGTAATGTAGTACTTGGAATTCCTCATGAGAAATTTGAAGAGATTTTAGACCATTATAAAGAAGAACAGGGAGTAAAATTAGATAGTGAACTTACTGCTGAAACTCTAAAGAAAGTAGTAGAGGCTTACAAGGAGCTTGTAAAGAAGGAAACTGGAAAAGATTTTCCTCAAGACCCTTATCAGCAATTAGAAATGGCAATTAGAGCAGTATTTGATTCATGGAATAATGAGAGAGCTATAAAATATAGAGAATTACACAATATTCCACACACCCTTGGTACTGCGGTAAATATTGTTACAATGGTCTTCGGTAATATGGGTAATGATAGTGGTACAGGAGTTGCCTTCACAAGAAACCCATCTACTGGTGAGAAAGAATTTTATGGTGAGTATTTAACTAATGCACAAGGAGAAGATGTTGTAGCAGGAATTAGAACTCCAAGCCCAATTTCAAAATTAGCAGAAGAAATGCCAGAAGTATATAAACAATTACTTGAGGTAAGGGATCTATTAGAGAAGTATTATAGAGATGTACAAGATATAGAGTTTACTATTGAAAGAGGAAAATTATATATGCTTCAAACAAGGAATGCAAAGAGAACAGCAAGAGCGGCAGTAAAGATTGCTGTTGATATGGCAAAAGAGGGATTAATAACTAAGGAAGAAGCACTTCTCAGGGTATCACCAGAACAAATTAACCAATTATTACATGCTCAAATTGATCCTAATGCACCTAAGAAAGTTATTGCTAAGGGGCTTCCAGCATCTCCAGGTGCTGCTACAGGAAAAGTAGTATTCTCTTCTCGTGAGGCTGAGAAGAGAGGTAAAGAAGGAGAAAAAATTATTCTCGTAAGACCAGAAACAACACCTGATGATATTGGTGGACTTGCTGCAGCTCAAGGTGTATTAACAAGTAGAGGTGGAATGACAAGCCACGCTGCTGTTGTAGCAAGAGGAATGGGAAAACCTGCAGTAGTTGGTTGTGAGTCAATCCGAATTGACTTGGAAAAGGAAGAATTCAGGGTTGGAGATATGGTAGTGAAGAAAGAGGACATTATTACCATAGATGGAAGTACAGGAGAGGTTATTTTAGGTGAGGTACCAATGATTCCACCTACTTTGAGTGATGAATTAAAAGAGCTTCTTTCTTGGGCTGATGAGGTAAGAAAGATTGGAGTTAGAGCCAATGCAGATACTCCAGAAGATGCTCAAAAAGCCTTTGAATACGGTGCAGAGGGAATTGGACTTGCAAGAACTGAACACATGTTCTTAGGTAACAGACTACCATTAGTACAAGAAATGATTCTTGCGGAAACTGAAGAAGAAAGAAGAAAAGCACTTGATAAATTATTACCTGTTCAAAGAGAAGACTTTATTGGTCTATTTAAGGCAATGCAGGGTAGACCAGTTACGATAAGATTAATAGACCCACCTCTTCATGAATTCCTACCACCTCTAATAGATTTAACTGTAGAAGTTGAGTTAATGAAGGCAAAAGGAGTTACAGGAAAAGAGTTAGAAGAAAAGCAAAAACTCCTTGAAGTTGTTAAGAGATTGCATGAGTTTAACCCAATGATGGGGTTCAGAGGTTGTAGATTAGGAATGATTTATCCTGAGATTTTCGAGATGCAGATAAGAGCAATAATGGAAGCTGCTGTGGCTGTTGCTAAGGAAGGACTTCCAGTAAAACCTGAGATTATGATACCTCTTGTAGCTCTTGAGTCGGAAATGAAGATTCTTGGGGATATGATCCATAGAATTGCAAAAGAAGTTCTTGAAAAGAGTGGAGTTAATATTGAATACAAGGTTGGTACAATGATTGAAGTACCTCGTGCAGCAATTATTGCAGATAAGTTGGCGGAAACTGCAGAGTTCTTCTCCTTTGGTACTAACGATTTAACTCAGATGACCTTTGCCTTCAGTAGAGATGATGCAGAGGGTAAATTCTTAGGAAAATACAGAGAGAAAGGTTATATTGAGGAGGATCCTTTTGAACACTTAGATACTGAAGGTGTTGGTACACTAATGAGGATGGCAGTTGAAAAAGGAAGATCCACAAGACCAGACCTTAAGGTTGGAATCTGTGGAGAACAAGGTGGAGATCCAAAGTCTATTGAGTTCTGTTATTTGATTGGTCTAAACTATGTAAGCTGTTCACCATTTAGAGTACCAATTGCAAGACTTGCAGCTGCACATGCAACTCTTAAATATCAAAAGCAAATGAGTTTTATAGATAGAACTGTTTAA